A single Candidatus Deferrimicrobiaceae bacterium DNA region contains:
- a CDS encoding cytochrome c3 family protein → MPAARTIAILLLMGVLATMAPGARAADVYDQEKCSLCHIRQSVFFDGRFLSPGHAKEFGEERICSSCHNGVVSDQRGILWRGAQHPAPGGGEQRRCSRCHSPHTKGGGWGVLAGTSASIRRNSEAQCVGCHQAYSTRQGAIHMNRFPEGGCKECHRAHGGVGKSLLREGRETLCLRCHPTKDAGGKGGHPTALAGEESGRGRPFPECISCHPVHPRPGAVVKGGASLCATCHPALKEGDGKPNHPGVGDCLSCHVFHSRTGEGGRAFRGREIRPEILCARCHASYKSDTPKQAREKGMHVTKVGERQDLCFRCHTIHKAAAGTALLLSAKGYSCFECHDQQNSISETRGIVLSHPVFERVEKNRFESAFGKGKRLVLGPKGEIVCRTCHSVHKAAPGTALIVGGVGESAICFSCHEGMRGKAHVDPKIAKAGAGKDFGCDICHPVHGRNTLVDPGKGESPDDPWKKLCSDCHPRVSMHLEGDADRSTRRPADLPAFDTRGRAVRIGTISCPTCHQPHGMLDSPRRLRKDYRPSGFLCTSCHPDREKLALTPHDLRGIAGEGFCEPCHVPHGGTSPWMLGITPDPAASGPGEAICRSCHREKGLASPVAKAGHPMNIMVGRPIPTVYPLSNVKDGGVAGMLVCSSCHDVHGTGFVPVGTGTGKLLRIPADRPEETLTRNGECVPCHVKISSHAKADCISCHPPHQDTKPDSGCAGCHERKEAGTAARHIGKGTGCVACHRVHPKEGGGEKKPERVCIGCHPKTERIVGTPHGDIEGGPCGSCHPAHKDLPPPEVRRKPSDELFLPNLPCLRCHQEGGIAPLPPLSEHPSRKRKVPTNYGGSVILETLIPMVGRFLEAGKPMFPLYDEGLTPGNNGRIACLTCHDPHAGIGMSPDGKDRAAGAYLRDPSDNFIAEICEGCHRGEASEHVRKFHTLPRKEID, encoded by the coding sequence GTGCCTGCCGCAAGGACCATCGCTATCCTGCTTCTGATGGGGGTGTTGGCGACCATGGCGCCAGGCGCCCGGGCCGCAGATGTTTACGACCAGGAAAAGTGCTCGCTTTGCCACATCCGGCAAAGCGTCTTTTTCGACGGCCGGTTCCTCTCCCCCGGACACGCGAAGGAGTTCGGCGAGGAACGGATCTGCTCCAGCTGCCACAACGGGGTCGTCTCCGACCAGCGGGGCATTCTCTGGCGGGGAGCCCAGCACCCCGCCCCGGGCGGAGGTGAGCAGAGGCGCTGCTCCCGCTGCCATTCCCCTCACACGAAGGGAGGCGGGTGGGGCGTTCTCGCAGGGACCTCCGCCTCGATCCGTCGCAATTCAGAAGCCCAGTGCGTCGGGTGCCACCAGGCGTATTCCACCCGGCAGGGCGCCATCCACATGAATCGCTTTCCCGAGGGTGGTTGCAAGGAATGCCACCGTGCCCATGGGGGAGTGGGGAAATCGCTGCTTCGGGAGGGCAGGGAAACGCTCTGCCTGAGATGCCACCCAACGAAGGATGCCGGCGGCAAGGGGGGACATCCGACCGCCTTGGCCGGGGAGGAATCCGGGCGAGGGCGCCCGTTTCCGGAATGCATATCCTGTCATCCCGTCCACCCCCGCCCCGGCGCCGTCGTGAAGGGGGGAGCGTCCTTGTGCGCTACCTGTCATCCTGCCCTGAAGGAGGGGGATGGCAAGCCGAATCATCCGGGTGTCGGGGATTGCCTATCGTGCCACGTGTTCCATTCCCGGACGGGGGAAGGCGGGCGCGCGTTCCGCGGACGCGAGATCCGTCCCGAGATCCTTTGCGCGCGATGTCACGCATCCTACAAGAGCGACACCCCGAAACAGGCGCGCGAGAAGGGGATGCACGTCACCAAGGTCGGCGAACGACAAGACCTCTGCTTCCGCTGCCACACGATCCACAAGGCTGCGGCCGGCACGGCGCTTTTGCTCTCGGCCAAGGGTTATTCCTGCTTCGAGTGCCACGATCAGCAGAACAGCATCAGCGAAACCCGCGGGATCGTGTTGTCGCACCCCGTCTTCGAGCGGGTCGAGAAGAACCGGTTCGAATCCGCCTTCGGAAAGGGAAAACGCCTTGTCCTGGGGCCCAAGGGGGAGATCGTCTGCCGGACCTGCCATTCCGTCCACAAGGCGGCGCCCGGAACGGCGTTGATCGTCGGGGGCGTGGGGGAGAGCGCCATCTGTTTCTCCTGCCATGAGGGAATGCGGGGGAAGGCGCACGTCGATCCCAAGATCGCCAAGGCCGGTGCGGGAAAGGATTTCGGCTGCGACATCTGCCACCCGGTGCACGGAAGGAACACGCTCGTGGATCCCGGCAAGGGGGAATCCCCGGATGATCCATGGAAAAAACTCTGCTCCGATTGCCACCCTCGCGTGTCGATGCACCTCGAAGGTGATGCCGACCGGTCCACGCGCCGCCCTGCCGACCTGCCGGCATTCGATACTCGCGGCCGTGCCGTCCGGATCGGGACGATATCGTGTCCGACCTGCCATCAGCCGCACGGGATGCTCGACAGCCCCCGTCGGCTCAGGAAGGACTATCGTCCATCCGGCTTCTTGTGCACATCCTGCCACCCTGACAGGGAAAAACTCGCGCTGACGCCCCACGACCTGCGAGGGATTGCAGGGGAAGGGTTCTGCGAACCCTGCCATGTCCCGCACGGCGGGACATCGCCCTGGATGCTCGGGATCACGCCGGATCCGGCAGCCAGCGGGCCGGGAGAGGCGATATGCAGATCGTGCCACAGGGAAAAAGGGTTGGCTTCGCCGGTGGCCAAGGCGGGGCACCCCATGAACATCATGGTTGGGCGACCGATTCCGACGGTCTATCCTCTTTCGAATGTCAAAGACGGGGGCGTGGCCGGGATGCTCGTCTGCTCCTCCTGCCATGACGTCCACGGAACGGGATTCGTCCCGGTCGGGACCGGGACAGGGAAGCTTCTCCGGATTCCCGCCGACCGACCCGAGGAGACATTGACGCGGAACGGCGAATGCGTCCCCTGCCATGTGAAGATCTCCTCGCATGCGAAAGCCGATTGCATCTCGTGTCATCCTCCGCACCAGGACACGAAACCGGATTCGGGATGCGCCGGATGCCACGAAAGGAAGGAGGCCGGGACGGCCGCCCGGCACATCGGCAAGGGAACGGGATGTGTCGCCTGCCACCGGGTACACCCAAAGGAAGGGGGAGGCGAAAAGAAGCCGGAGCGTGTCTGCATCGGATGTCACCCGAAGACCGAACGGATCGTCGGGACCCCGCATGGGGATATCGAAGGGGGGCCGTGCGGAAGCTGTCATCCCGCCCACAAGGACCTGCCCCCGCCCGAGGTCCGGCGAAAGCCTTCCGATGAACTGTTCCTTCCGAACCTGCCTTGCCTTCGCTGTCACCAGGAGGGAGGGATTGCGCCGTTGCCGCCTCTGTCCGAGCATCCCAGCCGCAAGAGGAAGGTTCCGACCAATTACGGGGGTTCCGTCATCCTCGAGACGTTAATCCCGATGGTCGGTCGTTTCCTGGAAGCGGGAAAACCAATGTTTCCGCTCTACGACGAAGGTCTAACGCCTGGGAACAACGGACGGATCGCTTGTCTGACCTGCCACGATCCCCACGCCGGCATCGGTATGTCCCCGGACGGCAAGGACCGGGCCGCGGGGGCTTATCTGCGCGACCCGTCCGACAATTTCATCGCTGAAATCTGCGAGGGATGCCACCGCGGGGAAGCCTCGGAGCATGTCCGAAAATTCCACACGCTCCCGCGCAAGGAGATCGATTAA
- a CDS encoding septum formation initiator family protein — MRRYFRIALYIVGIAVVVITLVRDQGVIGTWRLSRTEKQLLAENEKLRQETARLQNEVHKLRTSWDIIEKRAREMGLIYPGEVVIDTRGDNNALSGQPRGKGGPGRP; from the coding sequence ATGCGCCGCTATTTCCGGATCGCGCTTTATATTGTCGGTATCGCCGTCGTCGTCATTACGCTGGTACGGGACCAGGGCGTCATCGGCACATGGCGGCTTTCCCGGACAGAGAAGCAGCTCCTGGCCGAAAACGAAAAGCTGCGACAGGAAACGGCGCGCCTGCAGAACGAGGTCCACAAACTGCGGACCAGCTGGGACATCATCGAAAAGCGGGCACGCGAGATGGGGCTCATCTATCCCGGTGAAGTCGTGATCGACACGCGCGGCGACAACAATGCGCTCTCCGGCCAACCCAGGGGCAAGGGAGGGCCGGGCCGTCCCTAG